One stretch of Streptomyces sp. NBC_01142 DNA includes these proteins:
- a CDS encoding VOC family protein translates to MRVKDFDHLVLNVQDVERALEFYCGPLGLEPVRVDEWRAGEVPFPSVRVSPTTIIDLLDRPRGESNVDHICLVVEPLDWQQVIDSGDFTVLEGPVGRYGARGEAQSIYVRDPEGNTVELRWYPQDADR, encoded by the coding sequence ATGCGAGTCAAGGACTTCGATCACCTGGTGCTCAACGTGCAGGACGTCGAGCGTGCGTTGGAGTTCTACTGCGGACCCCTGGGTCTGGAGCCGGTCCGGGTGGACGAATGGCGGGCCGGCGAGGTCCCGTTCCCGTCGGTGCGGGTCAGTCCGACCACGATCATCGATCTGCTCGACCGTCCCCGCGGCGAGTCCAATGTGGACCACATATGCCTGGTCGTCGAACCCCTGGACTGGCAGCAGGTCATCGACTCGGGCGACTTCACCGTGCTGGAAGGCCCGGTCGGCCGCTACGGTGCCCGGGGCGAGGCGCAGTCGATATACGTGCGGGATCCGGAGGGCAACACCGTTGAGCTGCGCTGGTATCCGCAGGACGCCGACCGGTGA
- a CDS encoding PQQ-binding-like beta-propeller repeat protein, with protein sequence MRNARGCRRRVGLRGIWAITALTVLAACTIGGEKQVKERVTEASGTYPNRVERPTAGFQVALPSRPLVVDRRLRVMTAAGKVWAEALEAPEKAPVFWSYEREEELNKVAVVDRGKGDPLVVSLWYDGALIAVNARTGAVAWRAEDSDYIGDRWSAFETVATYGSLRLVPGPRPVVVAHGIGKSGVVAFDAATGDKLWNRPWKGCDTSGTAWTATHAVVVDEDCES encoded by the coding sequence ATGCGTAACGCGAGAGGTTGCCGACGACGGGTGGGGCTGCGGGGGATATGGGCGATCACCGCCCTGACCGTGCTGGCGGCCTGCACGATCGGCGGAGAGAAGCAGGTCAAGGAGCGGGTCACCGAAGCGAGTGGGACCTATCCGAACAGGGTGGAGCGGCCCACCGCCGGGTTCCAGGTGGCGTTGCCCTCGCGGCCGTTGGTCGTCGACCGCAGGCTCCGGGTGATGACCGCGGCCGGCAAGGTCTGGGCGGAGGCGCTGGAAGCGCCCGAGAAGGCTCCTGTCTTCTGGTCGTACGAGCGCGAGGAGGAGCTCAACAAGGTCGCGGTGGTCGACCGCGGGAAGGGGGACCCCCTTGTGGTGTCGCTCTGGTACGACGGCGCGTTGATTGCCGTGAACGCCAGAACCGGAGCCGTCGCCTGGCGCGCGGAGGACTCCGACTACATCGGGGACCGCTGGTCCGCGTTCGAAACCGTGGCAACGTACGGCAGCCTTCGCCTCGTGCCGGGACCGAGGCCGGTGGTCGTGGCCCACGGCATCGGCAAGAGCGGGGTGGTCGCCTTTGACGCCGCCACGGGCGACAAACTGTGGAACAGGCCGTGGAAGGGCTGCGATACCAGCGGGACGGCATGGACGGCCACCCATGCCGTCGTGGTCGACGAGGACTGTGAGTCGTAG
- a CDS encoding DUF2087 domain-containing protein — protein MSENRSSSSQGVADLFSKGRLTAIPRKPARREQLFVHLTETLFERNRSYSEGEVNDALRTVHEDCSALRRYLVVAGLLDRPKDGSSYRRVR, from the coding sequence ATGTCCGAGAACAGATCAAGCAGTTCACAAGGGGTGGCCGACCTCTTCTCGAAGGGGCGGCTGACGGCGATCCCACGGAAGCCGGCCCGCCGCGAGCAGTTGTTCGTACACCTCACGGAGACGCTGTTCGAGCGCAACCGCTCCTACAGCGAGGGTGAGGTCAACGACGCGCTGCGCACGGTGCACGAAGACTGCTCGGCGCTGCGCCGCTACCTGGTCGTGGCGGGTCTGCTGGACCGGCCCAAGGACGGCAGCAGCTACCGGCGGGTGCGGTAG
- a CDS encoding MBL fold metallo-hydrolase — MSEIEIMTTASLGDTSYLLVSGDEAALVDPQRDSWGLMESCTSRGVRIRYVLETHVHNDYVSGALEVRAATGATVAVPARAPYAFDHLGLAEDDEVSIGDVTVRAMETPGHTAEHTSYLVFDDTLQPPTAVFTGGSLLVGSAGRTDLSGEDHTEELARAQFRSLRRLALLPDATRVLPTHGAGSSCAAGPVSGARTTTLGAERRTNLALTTRDEEEFISGRLAGLPPYPAYYHYMAPINRSGPDVLGGPPTQPAPVLVPRG, encoded by the coding sequence ATGAGCGAGATCGAGATCATGACGACCGCGTCGCTGGGTGACACCAGCTATCTCCTCGTCAGCGGCGACGAGGCCGCACTGGTGGACCCGCAGCGGGACAGCTGGGGGCTGATGGAGTCCTGTACCTCCAGGGGCGTGCGGATCCGGTACGTCCTGGAGACGCATGTGCACAACGACTACGTCTCCGGTGCTCTGGAGGTCCGCGCGGCGACCGGAGCCACGGTGGCAGTCCCGGCCCGCGCCCCGTACGCGTTCGATCATCTGGGGCTGGCGGAGGACGACGAGGTCTCCATCGGGGATGTGACCGTGCGGGCGATGGAGACGCCCGGGCACACCGCCGAGCACACCTCGTACCTCGTCTTCGACGACACACTGCAGCCGCCGACCGCCGTCTTCACCGGAGGCAGCCTCCTTGTCGGCTCCGCCGGCCGCACCGACCTGTCCGGCGAGGACCACACGGAGGAGCTCGCCCGGGCGCAGTTCCGTTCGCTTCGACGACTGGCGCTGCTGCCCGATGCCACGAGGGTGTTGCCGACGCACGGAGCGGGGAGCTCCTGCGCGGCCGGCCCTGTGTCGGGGGCCAGGACGACCACCCTGGGCGCCGAGCGGCGTACCAACCTCGCGCTGACCACCCGGGACGAGGAGGAGTTCATCAGCGGGCGGCTGGCAGGCCTGCCGCCGTACCCCGCCTACTACCACTACATGGCGCCGATCAACCGGTCCGGTCCGGACGTACTCGGCGGCCCGCCCACCCAACCGGCGCCTGTTCTTGTCCCGCGTGGGTAA
- a CDS encoding DUF2277 domain-containing protein, with translation MCRSIKTLRPPVLPEEATEEDIRAAALQYVRKVSGFRAPAAHNREVFEQAVDEIAEATRKLLEGIEVRGSGAAAKQQAREPASASASVPEPVPVPVPVPVP, from the coding sequence ATGTGCCGCAGTATCAAGACTCTCCGTCCGCCCGTGCTCCCCGAAGAGGCCACCGAGGAGGACATCCGGGCCGCCGCCCTGCAGTACGTACGCAAGGTGTCCGGCTTCCGTGCCCCGGCCGCGCACAATCGCGAGGTCTTCGAGCAGGCTGTCGACGAGATCGCCGAGGCGACCCGCAAGCTGCTCGAAGGGATCGAGGTGCGCGGGTCCGGCGCGGCTGCTAAGCAGCAGGCTCGGGAGCCGGCGTCGGCGTCGGCGTCGGTTCCTGAGCCGGTGCCGGTGCCGGTGCCGGTCCCGGTGCCGTAG
- a CDS encoding DedA family protein, with amino-acid sequence MLESVGSLTGSPWIYAVVALSVLLDVFLPVLPSGVLVITAATAAAAGSTTATSVAEAAGQVPREVPSLLVLTLCAATASVLGDLVAYRLAWRGGDRLDRAIARSRRLTRAQERLGTALSRGGGALVVIARFAPAGRSVVSLGAGAAHHKVKEFLPWSALAGLVWASYSVGLGYFGGQWLGASWVGAAVSVLALFGAGAVAAYVMRRPATATATAPGPAPAPAPAQEPTPTPTPAPEPAA; translated from the coding sequence GTGCTCGAGAGTGTGGGGTCGCTGACCGGCAGCCCATGGATCTACGCCGTGGTCGCACTGTCCGTACTTCTCGACGTCTTCCTGCCGGTGCTGCCCAGCGGAGTCCTCGTCATCACGGCTGCCACCGCGGCCGCCGCGGGGTCGACCACCGCCACCTCTGTCGCGGAGGCGGCCGGCCAGGTGCCGCGCGAAGTGCCCTCGCTCCTCGTCCTGACCCTGTGCGCGGCCACCGCGTCCGTGCTCGGCGACCTCGTCGCGTACCGGCTTGCCTGGCGCGGTGGTGACCGCCTGGACCGGGCGATCGCCCGGTCGCGCCGCCTGACCAGGGCGCAGGAACGTCTCGGCACGGCGCTGAGCCGCGGTGGTGGCGCACTCGTCGTGATAGCGCGCTTCGCCCCGGCGGGCCGCTCGGTCGTCTCACTCGGCGCGGGCGCCGCGCACCACAAGGTGAAGGAGTTCCTGCCCTGGTCGGCCCTGGCGGGCCTGGTCTGGGCAAGCTACAGCGTGGGCCTCGGCTACTTCGGTGGCCAGTGGCTCGGCGCGAGCTGGGTCGGCGCGGCCGTCTCGGTGCTGGCGCTCTTCGGGGCGGGCGCGGTCGCGGCATACGTCATGCGGCGTCCGGCAACGGCGACAGCTACGGCACCGGGACCGGCACCGGCACCGGCACCGGCTCAGGAACCGACGCCGACGCCGACGCCGGCTCCCGAGCCTGCTGCTTAG
- a CDS encoding FAD/NAD(P)-binding protein, with product MSDVRDAWSAIPHAPARARAVAVVGAGPRGASVLERLCASLPELSPGLRLTVHLVDPAPPGPGHVWRTDQSAELLMNTVASQVTLFTDDSVACEGPIRPGPSLYEWAADHTDERLGPDDYPTRACYGRYLEWVFLRTVGGAPDTVTVRVHRARAVRLEDDREPMAVSAEHAAAFQVPRAHTPLNNTAARAPAPTAAPRQTLTLDDGTVLTGLCAVILAQGHLPVVPRQAQAHLAEYAARHRRLRYFPPANPADLDLSAVAPGEPVLLRGLGLNFFDHMALLTTGRGGTFVRTDGGMLSYLPSGREPRLHAGSRRGVPYQARGDNAKGPSGRHEPLVLTPEVIAGFRMRADGGDPPDFLTEIWPLVAKEVEAVHYEALLAAGDGPTPCDVRGFQGFQDFRNVLDAENVTDFEDVRGSKVVRDFENVRDFRARFLDAPHGSAQEAAVLDAFGFAEADRWCWDRISRPHAGQCFSSPAEHHVWLLAHLRQDAAQAALGNVAGPRKAALDVLRDVRNELRQIVDHAGLSGTSRRDHLDRWYTPLNAFLSIGPPRRRIEEMTALIEAGVLEVVGPHTTIGMADGLFTAESPDVTGSLVTATTLIEARLPEPDLRRTCDELLGRLLKTGQCRPHTIDGYETGGLDVTRRPYRLINRQGRPHPRRFAIGVPTEGVHWVTAAGARPGVDSVTLSDADAVARAALRTLATTPTPTPTEPETGTEPESRAEIGHAINVELASID from the coding sequence TTGTCCGATGTACGCGACGCATGGTCCGCCATTCCGCACGCCCCGGCCCGTGCCCGTGCCGTCGCGGTCGTCGGCGCAGGCCCCCGCGGCGCCTCCGTCCTCGAACGACTCTGCGCCTCCCTCCCCGAACTGTCGCCGGGGCTGCGGCTGACGGTCCATCTCGTCGACCCCGCGCCGCCGGGACCGGGCCACGTCTGGCGCACCGACCAGTCCGCCGAACTGCTGATGAACACGGTGGCCTCGCAGGTGACGCTGTTCACGGACGACAGCGTGGCCTGCGAGGGGCCGATACGCCCCGGGCCGAGCCTGTACGAGTGGGCGGCCGACCACACCGACGAGCGGCTCGGCCCCGACGACTATCCGACAAGGGCCTGTTACGGGCGTTATCTGGAGTGGGTGTTCCTGCGGACGGTGGGCGGCGCGCCGGACACGGTGACGGTCCGGGTCCACCGGGCCCGCGCCGTACGCCTGGAGGACGATCGCGAGCCCATGGCCGTGAGCGCGGAGCATGCCGCGGCGTTCCAAGTGCCCCGGGCGCATACACCGCTGAACAACACGGCCGCCCGCGCACCTGCCCCCACCGCCGCCCCGCGCCAGACCCTCACCCTCGACGACGGCACCGTCCTCACCGGACTCTGTGCGGTGATCCTCGCGCAGGGCCATCTGCCGGTGGTCCCGCGTCAGGCGCAGGCGCATCTGGCCGAATACGCCGCCCGCCACCGCCGGCTGCGCTACTTTCCGCCGGCCAACCCGGCGGATCTGGACCTCTCGGCCGTCGCCCCCGGAGAACCGGTTCTGCTGCGCGGGCTCGGCCTCAACTTCTTCGACCACATGGCGCTGTTGACGACGGGCCGCGGCGGCACGTTCGTACGCACCGACGGCGGCATGCTCTCCTACCTCCCGTCCGGGCGCGAGCCTCGGCTGCACGCGGGTTCGCGGCGCGGCGTCCCGTACCAGGCGCGCGGCGACAACGCCAAGGGCCCCTCGGGCCGGCACGAGCCGCTCGTGCTGACCCCGGAGGTGATCGCGGGCTTCCGCATGCGCGCGGACGGGGGCGATCCGCCGGACTTCCTGACGGAGATATGGCCGCTGGTGGCCAAGGAGGTGGAGGCGGTCCACTACGAGGCGCTGCTCGCCGCGGGCGACGGCCCCACGCCATGCGACGTCCGGGGCTTCCAGGGCTTCCAGGACTTCCGGAATGTTCTGGACGCCGAGAACGTCACGGACTTCGAGGATGTTCGCGGCTCCAAGGTCGTCCGGGACTTCGAGAACGTCCGGGACTTCCGGGCCCGTTTCCTCGACGCGCCCCACGGCAGCGCCCAAGAGGCCGCCGTACTCGACGCCTTCGGCTTTGCGGAGGCGGACCGCTGGTGCTGGGACCGGATCTCACGCCCGCACGCCGGCCAGTGCTTCTCCTCCCCCGCCGAGCACCACGTCTGGCTTCTCGCCCATCTGCGCCAGGATGCCGCCCAGGCCGCGCTCGGCAATGTCGCGGGTCCGCGGAAGGCCGCCCTCGACGTGCTGCGCGACGTCCGCAACGAGCTGCGCCAGATCGTGGACCACGCCGGGCTCTCCGGCACCTCCCGGCGCGACCATCTCGACCGCTGGTACACCCCGTTGAACGCCTTCCTCTCCATCGGTCCGCCGCGCCGCCGGATAGAGGAGATGACGGCCCTGATCGAGGCGGGCGTACTGGAGGTGGTCGGCCCGCACACGACGATCGGAATGGCGGACGGGCTGTTCACCGCGGAGTCGCCCGACGTGACCGGCTCCCTCGTCACGGCGACCACGCTCATCGAGGCGCGGCTGCCGGAACCCGACCTCAGGCGGACCTGCGACGAGCTGCTCGGGCGGCTGCTGAAGACCGGGCAGTGCCGGCCGCACACCATCGACGGTTACGAAACCGGGGGGCTGGATGTCACCCGGCGCCCGTACCGGCTGATCAACCGCCAGGGCCGTCCGCACCCCCGGCGCTTCGCGATCGGGGTACCCACCGAGGGCGTGCACTGGGTGACCGCCGCCGGGGCGAGGCCCGGAGTCGACTCGGTGACGCTGTCGGACGCGGATGCGGTGGCGCGCGCCGCCCTGCGCACGCTCGCGACGACGCCGACGCCGACGCCGACGGAACCGGAGACGGGTACAGAACCGGAATCCAGGGCGGAAATCGGCCACGCGATAAATGTTGAACTTGCAAGTATCGATTAG
- a CDS encoding DNA alkylation repair protein, whose product MAELAGLEDPKAREVNERHGDDHGVNLSKLRALAKRLKTQQELACRLWETDDTAARLLAILICRPKAFERDELDVMVREARTPKVHDWLVNYVVKKNPHSEELRLAWSADPDPVVASAGWALTTERVTKKPEGLDLAGLLDVIEAEMKDTPDRLQWAMNHCLAQIGIEHAQHRARAIDIGERLEVLKDYPTSPGCTSPFAPIWITEMVRRQHDKTVA is encoded by the coding sequence ATGGCCGAGCTGGCCGGGCTTGAGGACCCGAAGGCACGCGAGGTGAACGAGAGACACGGTGACGATCACGGTGTGAACCTCAGCAAGCTGCGCGCGCTCGCGAAGCGACTGAAGACGCAGCAGGAACTCGCGTGCCGGCTCTGGGAGACGGATGACACCGCGGCGAGACTGCTGGCGATCCTGATCTGCCGCCCCAAGGCGTTCGAGCGTGACGAGTTGGACGTCATGGTGCGCGAGGCGCGCACACCCAAGGTGCACGACTGGCTCGTGAACTACGTGGTGAAGAAGAACCCGCACTCCGAAGAGCTGCGCCTGGCCTGGTCCGCCGATCCGGATCCAGTGGTCGCGAGTGCCGGCTGGGCGCTGACCACCGAACGCGTGACGAAGAAGCCCGAGGGCCTCGACCTCGCAGGACTGCTCGACGTCATCGAGGCGGAGATGAAAGATACCCCGGATCGCCTGCAGTGGGCGATGAACCACTGCCTGGCTCAGATCGGGATCGAGCACGCCCAGCACCGCGCCCGTGCAATCGACATCGGTGAGCGCCTGGAGGTGCTCAAGGACTACCCGACTTCCCCGGGCTGCACGTCTCCGTTCGCGCCCATCTGGATCACCGAGATGGTGCGCCGACAGCACGACAAGACGGTGGCTTGA
- a CDS encoding TetR/AcrR family transcriptional regulator: protein MSPAAAGRPRDPAIDAAVLAATLEVLRESGYAGFALETVAARAGTTKASIRRRWPVRQSLVIDALASVVVTPPAPDNGCTRCDLIQSVRLLAEALHDRLPGGVLAPLIAGCAHDADLHRRLIDVLVQPSRQAATIAVQRAVDRGDLLPDADPELLVDLLASTVYQRALFGDAPLDQDTAGPLVDLLLRGVAVDFDRLVWISQQPAHARERH from the coding sequence GTGAGCCCCGCCGCGGCCGGGCGGCCACGTGACCCGGCGATCGATGCCGCGGTGCTGGCCGCGACCCTCGAAGTGCTGCGCGAAAGCGGGTACGCCGGGTTCGCCCTCGAGACGGTCGCTGCCAGGGCCGGTACGACGAAGGCGTCGATCCGGCGGCGGTGGCCGGTCCGGCAGAGCCTTGTCATCGACGCGCTCGCCTCGGTCGTCGTCACCCCTCCGGCGCCGGACAACGGCTGCACCCGCTGTGATCTGATCCAGAGCGTGCGGCTGCTCGCCGAGGCGTTGCACGACCGGCTGCCCGGCGGGGTCCTGGCCCCGCTGATCGCGGGCTGCGCCCACGACGCCGATCTGCACCGGCGGCTGATCGACGTGTTGGTGCAGCCCAGCAGGCAGGCCGCGACGATCGCGGTGCAGCGCGCGGTCGACCGGGGCGATCTGCTGCCCGACGCCGACCCGGAACTGCTGGTCGATCTGCTCGCCTCGACGGTCTACCAGCGCGCATTGTTCGGCGATGCTCCGCTCGACCAGGACACAGCGGGTCCTCTGGTGGATCTGCTGCTGCGCGGGGTGGCGGTCGACTTCGACCGGCTCGTGTGGATCAGCCAACAGCCCGCCCACGCCCGGGAACGGCACTAG
- a CDS encoding DUF4234 domain-containing protein, with translation MARAIPPVVMHWIDRRCIMSGRAGKPRNIFLVWLIWPLITLGIYHLVWYYKVNREARDFDHRIEVDPVMAVLAITVGWLVIVPPFVSVYNTGQRIARMQKSAGMQPTCNPWIGLVLIIVGGLYSLYYQHELNQIWAHYQNPVEGEQVPLAA, from the coding sequence ATGGCGCGCGCGATCCCGCCGGTCGTGATGCACTGGATTGACAGGAGGTGCATCATGTCAGGTCGTGCCGGAAAGCCCCGCAACATCTTTCTCGTCTGGCTGATCTGGCCGCTGATCACGCTGGGTATCTATCATTTGGTCTGGTACTACAAAGTGAATCGCGAGGCCCGCGACTTTGACCACCGGATTGAGGTCGATCCGGTGATGGCCGTTCTGGCCATCACTGTCGGCTGGCTGGTGATCGTTCCGCCCTTCGTATCGGTCTACAACACCGGTCAGCGCATTGCCCGGATGCAGAAGTCGGCCGGGATGCAACCCACCTGTAATCCCTGGATCGGGCTGGTTCTCATCATCGTTGGAGGCCTGTACTCGCTCTACTACCAGCACGAGCTGAACCAGATATGGGCCCACTACCAAAACCCGGTCGAGGGCGAGCAGGTGCCTCTGGCGGCTTGA
- a CDS encoding nitroreductase/quinone reductase family protein: MPTSFNQSVIEEFRANAGKVSGPFEGGDLLLLTTTGAKSGKEHTTPLGYVRDGGLLLIIGSAAGGPRHPAWYHNLLAHPLVQVEIGTEAFGAVAVPAEGARRDQLFERVVRAEPGYGDYQAGTTRILPVVALERSAPEAGEGPREVNNLADKLMEVHTWLRAQLRHVQAETDAHFAARAAHQGSGEPPVPSLGLQIRQHCLAFCQSLEFHHTSEDAHLFPTMAGYHPHLADTFEQLRVEHRTVARIQGELVALLTGINAADPGRFRTELTRMSEELTAHLAYEEESLLPILAEIPWPPAGPPAP, encoded by the coding sequence ATGCCCACATCCTTCAACCAATCGGTCATCGAGGAGTTCCGAGCCAACGCGGGAAAGGTCAGTGGCCCCTTCGAGGGCGGTGACCTTCTCCTGTTGACCACCACTGGCGCGAAGTCGGGGAAGGAACACACCACTCCCCTCGGCTATGTCCGCGACGGCGGCCTTCTGCTGATCATCGGCTCCGCCGCCGGCGGGCCCCGCCATCCCGCCTGGTACCACAACCTGCTCGCCCATCCCCTGGTGCAGGTGGAGATCGGCACCGAGGCGTTCGGAGCGGTCGCGGTCCCCGCCGAGGGCGCGCGGCGCGACCAGCTGTTCGAGCGCGTGGTACGTGCCGAGCCCGGATACGGGGACTATCAGGCCGGCACCACCCGGATCCTGCCGGTCGTGGCACTGGAGCGCTCCGCGCCCGAGGCGGGCGAAGGCCCCCGGGAGGTCAACAACCTCGCCGACAAGCTCATGGAGGTCCACACCTGGCTGCGTGCGCAGTTGCGGCATGTACAGGCCGAGACCGACGCCCACTTCGCCGCACGGGCGGCTCACCAGGGCTCCGGCGAACCGCCGGTGCCGAGCCTCGGACTGCAAATACGGCAGCACTGCCTGGCGTTCTGTCAGTCCCTGGAGTTCCATCACACCAGCGAGGACGCGCACCTGTTTCCCACGATGGCGGGCTACCACCCGCATCTGGCCGACACCTTCGAGCAGCTCCGTGTCGAACACCGAACGGTCGCACGCATCCAGGGCGAACTGGTTGCCCTGCTGACCGGCATCAACGCCGCCGACCCCGGGCGCTTCCGCACCGAGCTGACGCGGATGTCGGAGGAGTTGACCGCACACCTCGCCTATGAGGAGGAGTCACTTCTCCCCATCCTGGCCGAGATCCCGTGGCCCCCGGCGGGCCCACCGGCACCCTGA
- a CDS encoding DUF1254 domain-containing protein has product MSEQAEAASGQPEPGQVESGQVESRQVESGQAEFRQAEFRQAVSGQQALRDLAADAYVYGYPLVSDLTMAEASTHQGLGPLEPAPFNEFSHATQLADGDTHFVFATHDTMYSIAQVDLSGGPFLLHVPDTGGAYYVLQCIDAWTNNFAYLGRRATGTAEDDWLIVPPGWSGGGLGGVRGVREVIDAPTSVVTVVVRNACDGPDDLPRVLALQRQFTLTATDPETHRTGLPAPDPDVPEELLFFERLRVWMADFPPSAPDRAYQDRFQPLGLLEEGPSPYTAGDPALVQALTEGLERGRARVEEAIRAAPDGGRPPGAWQMNPHLYDYSLDHFGVGTIDSPEWRMTDREESYLVRAVAARVGLWGNHGYEAVYGFTFQDAEGEQLSGAKSYVLRFEQPPPVESFWSLTTYDIPDCRLVDNSAGRCSIGDRTPGLVHGDDGSLTIHIRKDRPADPAEAANWLPAPEGDFRSVIRLYTPGQAVLDGRYEMPAIQVLRR; this is encoded by the coding sequence ATGTCGGAGCAGGCCGAAGCCGCATCTGGGCAGCCCGAGCCCGGGCAGGTCGAGTCCGGGCAGGTCGAGTCCAGGCAGGTCGAGTCCGGGCAGGCCGAGTTCAGGCAGGCCGAGTTCAGGCAGGCCGTGTCCGGGCAGCAGGCGCTGCGCGATCTGGCGGCCGACGCGTACGTCTACGGCTACCCGCTGGTCTCCGACCTGACCATGGCCGAGGCCTCCACACACCAGGGCCTCGGCCCGCTGGAGCCCGCGCCCTTCAACGAGTTCTCGCACGCGACCCAACTGGCCGACGGCGACACGCACTTCGTGTTCGCCACCCACGACACGATGTACTCGATCGCGCAGGTCGACCTCTCCGGAGGGCCGTTCCTGCTGCATGTGCCGGACACCGGCGGGGCGTACTACGTGCTCCAGTGCATCGACGCGTGGACCAACAACTTCGCGTATCTCGGCCGCCGCGCCACCGGTACGGCCGAGGACGACTGGCTGATCGTGCCGCCCGGCTGGTCGGGGGGTGGACTCGGCGGCGTACGCGGCGTACGCGAGGTGATCGACGCGCCGACCTCCGTCGTCACCGTCGTCGTACGCAACGCCTGCGACGGGCCCGACGATCTGCCCCGCGTCCTGGCGCTCCAGCGGCAGTTCACGCTGACCGCCACCGATCCGGAGACGCATCGCACCGGGCTGCCCGCGCCCGATCCCGATGTACCCGAGGAACTGCTCTTCTTCGAACGGCTCCGCGTCTGGATGGCCGACTTCCCGCCCTCCGCGCCCGACCGCGCCTACCAGGACCGTTTCCAGCCACTGGGGCTGCTGGAGGAGGGCCCGTCGCCGTACACGGCCGGTGATCCCGCCCTCGTACAGGCGCTGACCGAGGGGCTGGAGCGCGGCAGAGCGCGGGTGGAGGAGGCGATCCGCGCGGCGCCGGACGGGGGACGGCCGCCGGGCGCATGGCAGATGAACCCGCACCTGTACGACTACAGCCTCGACCACTTCGGCGTGGGGACGATCGACTCCCCGGAGTGGAGGATGACCGACCGGGAGGAGTCGTACCTGGTCCGGGCGGTGGCGGCGCGCGTCGGGCTGTGGGGAAACCACGGCTACGAGGCGGTGTACGGCTTCACCTTCCAGGACGCCGAAGGGGAGCAGCTCAGCGGGGCGAAGTCGTACGTCCTGCGCTTCGAACAACCTCCGCCGGTCGAGTCGTTCTGGTCCCTGACCACGTACGACATCCCCGACTGCCGCCTCGTCGACAACTCCGCGGGCCGCTGCTCGATCGGCGACCGCACGCCCGGCCTCGTCCACGGGGACGACGGTTCGCTGACGATCCACATCCGCAAGGACCGGCCGGCGGACCCGGCGGAGGCCGCGAACTGGCTGCCCGCGCCCGAGGGCGACTTCAGGTCTGTGATCCGGCTCTACACCCCCGGACAGGCTGTCCTCGACGGCAGGTACGAGATGCCGGCCATCCAGGTCCTCAGGCGGTGA
- a CDS encoding DoxX family protein encodes MANSALPTRLHQAQPYALGLFRIVIGLLFACHGAAALFGVLGGTAGGGTVPAGTWPGWYAAVIELVAGVLVLLGLGTRSAAFVASGSMAYAYFVVHQPESLFPLQNGGEGSATYCWAFLLLVFTGPGALALDNVFGSRGESRTAEDDRKDQATAMTA; translated from the coding sequence ATGGCGAACAGTGCCCTGCCCACCCGCCTCCATCAGGCCCAGCCCTATGCGCTCGGCCTGTTCCGCATCGTGATCGGCCTGCTGTTCGCCTGCCACGGCGCTGCCGCGCTCTTCGGCGTCCTCGGCGGCACGGCGGGCGGCGGCACCGTACCGGCCGGCACCTGGCCGGGCTGGTACGCGGCAGTGATCGAGCTGGTCGCCGGCGTGCTGGTGCTGCTCGGCCTCGGCACCCGCAGCGCCGCCTTCGTGGCCTCCGGATCGATGGCATACGCGTACTTCGTGGTCCACCAGCCCGAGTCGCTCTTCCCGCTGCAGAACGGCGGCGAGGGGTCCGCGACCTACTGCTGGGCGTTCCTGCTGCTGGTCTTCACCGGTCCCGGCGCGCTGGCGCTGGACAACGTGTTCGGCTCGCGCGGCGAGAGCCGGACGGCGGAGGACGACCGAAAGGATCAGGCCACCGCGATGACCGCCTGA